A single Streptomyces mirabilis DNA region contains:
- a CDS encoding AMP-dependent synthetase/ligase, with protein sequence MSDTQTLIENRPPSVAALFLERVAATPNAEAYRYPVHPASGEGSDEWKALSWAQAAERVYAVAAGLIELGVQPEQRVALASSTRVEWILADLGIMCAGAATTTIYPQTNAEESAFILSDSDSKVLIAEDAAQLAKAREKRAELPELTHIVVIDPAGVETGDGVLTLAELETRGAAYLEKNPELIKERVGAITADQLATLIYTSGTTGRPKGVRLPHDNWSYMAKAIASTGLLGPDDVQYLWLPLAHVFGKVLTSGQIEVGHVTAVDGRVDKIIENLPVVQPTYMAAVPRIFEKVYNGVAAKARAGGGAKYKIFQWAAEVSREYAKASQDNFRRTGTAAVPFGLGAKHKVADALVFAKIREAFGGRLRACVSGSAALAPEIGYFFAGAGIHILEGYGLTESSAASFVNPGEAYRTGTVGKPLPGTEVRIADDGEILLRSPGIMEGYHGLPEKTAEVLEADGWFHTGDIGELSPDGYLRITDRKKDLIKTSGGKYIAPAEVEGQFKAVCPYVSNILVHGADRNFCTALIALDEPSILEWAKENGLEGKSYAEVVAAPATVALVEGYVKELNEGLQRWQTIKKFRLLPRDLDVEHGEITPSLKLKRPVVEREYKGLIEEMYAGSREA encoded by the coding sequence GTGAGCGACACACAGACCCTGATCGAGAACCGTCCGCCGTCCGTGGCGGCCCTCTTCCTGGAGCGCGTGGCGGCTACGCCGAACGCCGAGGCCTACCGCTACCCGGTCCACCCCGCCTCAGGTGAGGGCTCGGACGAGTGGAAGGCGCTGAGCTGGGCGCAGGCCGCCGAGCGGGTTTACGCCGTCGCGGCCGGACTGATCGAACTGGGCGTACAGCCGGAACAGCGCGTCGCGCTCGCCTCCTCCACCCGGGTCGAGTGGATCCTCGCCGACCTCGGCATCATGTGCGCGGGCGCGGCCACGACGACGATCTACCCGCAGACGAACGCCGAGGAGTCGGCGTTCATCCTCTCCGACTCCGACAGCAAGGTCCTGATCGCGGAGGACGCGGCCCAGCTCGCCAAGGCGCGGGAGAAGCGTGCCGAGCTGCCCGAACTCACCCACATCGTCGTCATCGACCCGGCGGGCGTCGAGACCGGCGACGGGGTGCTCACCCTCGCCGAACTGGAGACGCGCGGTGCCGCGTACCTGGAGAAGAACCCCGAACTGATCAAGGAGCGCGTCGGCGCGATCACCGCCGACCAGCTCGCCACCCTCATCTACACCTCGGGTACCACCGGCCGCCCCAAGGGCGTGCGCCTCCCGCACGACAACTGGTCGTACATGGCGAAGGCCATCGCCTCGACCGGGCTGCTCGGCCCCGACGACGTGCAGTACCTGTGGCTGCCGCTCGCCCACGTCTTCGGCAAGGTGCTCACCTCCGGCCAGATCGAGGTCGGGCACGTGACCGCCGTCGACGGTCGCGTCGACAAGATCATCGAGAATCTGCCGGTCGTGCAGCCGACGTACATGGCGGCCGTCCCGCGCATCTTCGAGAAGGTCTACAACGGGGTCGCGGCCAAGGCACGGGCCGGCGGCGGCGCCAAGTACAAGATCTTCCAGTGGGCCGCCGAGGTCTCCCGCGAGTACGCGAAGGCCAGCCAGGACAACTTCCGCCGCACCGGCACAGCCGCCGTGCCCTTCGGGCTGGGCGCCAAGCACAAGGTCGCGGACGCGCTCGTCTTCGCCAAGATCCGTGAGGCCTTCGGCGGCCGGCTGCGCGCCTGCGTCTCCGGCTCCGCCGCGCTCGCCCCCGAGATCGGCTACTTCTTCGCGGGCGCCGGTATCCACATTCTCGAGGGGTACGGCCTCACGGAGTCCTCCGCCGCCTCCTTCGTGAACCCCGGCGAGGCGTACCGCACCGGCACGGTCGGCAAGCCGTTGCCGGGCACGGAGGTGCGCATCGCGGACGACGGCGAGATCCTGCTGCGCAGCCCCGGCATCATGGAGGGCTACCACGGGCTGCCCGAGAAGACCGCCGAGGTGCTGGAGGCGGACGGCTGGTTCCACACCGGAGACATCGGTGAGCTGTCGCCCGACGGGTACCTGCGCATCACCGACCGCAAGAAGGACCTCATCAAGACGTCCGGCGGCAAGTACATCGCGCCCGCCGAGGTCGAGGGCCAGTTCAAGGCCGTCTGCCCCTACGTCTCCAACATCCTCGTGCACGGCGCCGACCGGAACTTCTGCACCGCCCTCATCGCCCTGGACGAACCGTCCATCCTGGAGTGGGCGAAGGAGAACGGGCTGGAGGGCAAGTCGTACGCCGAGGTCGTCGCGGCCCCTGCCACGGTCGCTCTCGTCGAGGGGTACGTCAAGGAACTCAACGAGGGGCTCCAGCGGTGGCAGACCATCAAGAAGTTCCGGTTGCTGCCGCGGGATCTCGATGTGGAGCACGGGGAGATCACGCCGAGTCTGAAGTTGAAGCGGCCGGTTGTGGAGCGGGAGTACAAGGGGCTCATTGAGGAGATGTACGCGGGTTCTCGGGAAGCGTGA
- a CDS encoding response regulator, translated as MSAEETTYERASILLVDDMEDNLIALEAVLGSLNEPLVRARSGEEAMKALLRQRFAVVLLDIRMPGMDGFETAANIKRLDQTKDVPIIFLTGTDADAGYAFRGYATGAADYLTKPFDPWVLRAKVTVFLDLHRKNQQLERLLTQEHTHAAQISTRLAALEKRLSSEDPPDLSDLRRQVRELQSLVAGLSGNRAL; from the coding sequence ATGAGCGCTGAGGAAACGACCTACGAGCGCGCCAGCATCCTCCTGGTCGACGACATGGAGGACAACCTGATCGCGCTGGAGGCCGTCCTGGGGTCCCTCAACGAGCCGCTCGTACGTGCGCGTTCGGGCGAGGAGGCGATGAAGGCGCTGCTCAGGCAACGCTTCGCCGTCGTCCTCCTCGACATCCGCATGCCCGGCATGGACGGCTTCGAGACCGCCGCCAACATCAAGCGGCTCGACCAGACCAAGGACGTCCCGATCATCTTCCTGACCGGCACCGACGCCGACGCGGGCTACGCCTTCCGCGGCTACGCCACCGGCGCCGCCGACTACCTGACCAAGCCCTTCGACCCCTGGGTCCTGCGCGCCAAGGTCACGGTCTTCCTGGACCTCCACCGCAAGAACCAGCAGCTGGAACGCCTACTGACCCAGGAACACACCCACGCGGCCCAGATCAGCACGCGGCTTGCGGCCTTGGAGAAGCGCTTGTCGTCCGAGGACCCCCCGGACCTTTCCGACCTACGGAGGCAGGTCCGAGAACTGCAGAGCCTGGTGGCAGGGCTGAGCGGCAACCGCGCCCTTTAG